One part of the Sus scrofa isolate TJ Tabasco breed Duroc chromosome 8, Sscrofa11.1, whole genome shotgun sequence genome encodes these proteins:
- the TNIP2 gene encoding TNFAIP3-interacting protein 2 → MSSGGAGSGGPEGAPRAAAALCGLYHEAGQRLRRLQDQLAARDALIARLRARLAALEGDAAPSLVDALLEQVARFREQLRQQDGGAAEAALRQEIERLSEQLEEKERETQQLMNQPEHEREKEVALLRRSVAEKERARAASDILCRSLADETHQLRRTLAATAHMCQHLAKCLDERQRAQGDVGERGPETECASGDASVQAVVEKLQEENRLLKQKVTHVEDLNARWQRYDASRDEYVRGLHAQLRGLQAPLEPESPSSPERLQKEIARLNRQLEEKVDACAEAKQELASARRARDAALERVQMLEQQILAYKDDFSSERADRERAQTRIHELEEQVASLRHQVSWRQDSREPGSCRVRTGGNTPAYLEADASELAVPGGRRFGTGSPWLELPAEGKRPGATARGQGDLQCPHCLRYFSDEQGEELFRHVAECCQ, encoded by the exons ATGTCGTCCGGGGGCGCGGGGTCGGGCGGGCCGGAGGGGGCCCCTCGCGCGGCTGCCGCGCTCTGCGGCCTGTACCACGAGGCCGGGCAGCGGCTGAGGCGCCTGCAGGACCAGCTGGCCGCTCGGGACGCCCTCATCGCGCGCCTGCGCGCCCGTCTGGCGGCGCTTGAGGGGGACGCGGCGCCGTCGCTCGTGGACGCGCTGCTGGAGCAGGTGGCGCGCTTCCGAGAGCAGCTCCGGCAGCAGGACGGCGGCGCCGCGGAGGCCGCGCTGCGCCAG GAAATTGAGAGACTTTCTGAGCaactagaagaaaaagagagggagacacAGCAGCTGATGAACCAGCCAGAGCACGAGCGGGAGAAGGAAGTGGCCCTGCTGAGAAGAAGCGTGGCAGAGAAGGAGCGGGCCCGGGCCGCCAGCGACATCCTGTGCCGCTCCTTGGCCGATGAGACCCATCAGCTGCGGAGGACTCTGGCCGCCACTGCCCACATGTGCCAGCATCTGGCCAAGTGTCTGGATGAACGCCAGCGTGCACAGGGGGACGTAGGGGAGAGGGGCCCTGAG ACAGAGTGTGCAAGTGGGGACGCCTCTGTCCAGGCTGTTGTCGAGAAGTTACAGGAGGAGAATCGACTGTTAAAGCAGAAGGTCACGCAC GTGGAAGACCTCAATGCCAGGTGGCAGCGCTACGATGCCAGCAGGGACGAGTACGTGAGGGGGCTCCACGCACAGCTGAGGGGGCTGCAGGCCCCGCTTGAGCCTGAGAGCCCCTCCTCGCCCGAGCGCCTGCAGAAGGAGATCGCCCGGCTCAACAGACAGCTGGAGGAGAAGGTGGACGCCTGCGCGGAGGCGAAGCAGGAGCTGGCGTCCGCGAGGAGGGCCCGGGACGCGGCGCTGGAGCGGGTGCAGATGCTGGAGCAGCAG ATTCTCGCCTACAAGGATGACTTCTCGTCAGAAAGGGCTGACCGAGAACGGGCCCAAACTCGGATCCACGAGCTGGAGGAGCAGGTGGCCTCCCTGCGGCACCAGGTGTCCTGGAGACAG GACTCTCGAGAGCCAGGCTCCTGCCGGGTTCGCACCGGCGGCAACACTCCCGCGTACCTAGAGGCTGATGCTTCGGAGCTTGCGGTGCCGGGTGGCCGGAGGTTTGGGACTGGGTCCCCGTGGTTGGAGCTCCCTGCGGAGGGCAAACGCCCTGGAGCGACCGCAAGAGGCCAGGGCGACCTTCAGTGCCCCCACTGCCTGCGGTACTTCAGTGACGAGCAGGGCGAGGAGCTCTTCAGACACGTGGCCGAGTGctgccagtga